TGGCAACATTAATAGCAAGCCTACCACTATGTTCATGCACACCTCTGGTTAAACCACGATTTGGAGGGACaacatttttctcaacttcATCATTCACCACTGCACCATCAGTGGTACTCACTTGAGTCCCAACTTCAGCAAGAGTGGGAGAATCCAGAAAACATCCACGATCATTTCTCAAACCACATTTTTTGGCATTATCAGAATCGCTCAAGTTAGAGCTTTTCTCAGAAAGTAGTTTCTGGGTGTCTCCAAATTCGCAATACGGACGAGAAAGGAGTACATTCATCACGTTTCCAGCAAGACCCGTTTGGCAATTCGGATCCAACAAGCGAATCTGGAACCGGGCGTGGAAATTAACATCAGAAACAGTTGCAACGGTGAGATTCTTGAGGCCCAATCTAGCGATTCTGGTAGAATTGAGGGGGTGCTTACGCTCAAGAGCGTGCTGCAGAATGGTTACGTGGACGGAATTTTGGACACACGGTGTGAGGATTCGAGAGCAGAGACACGTTCGTGTGGGTTTGGAACACGACGGGCAAATGGGTCTTTTAGAATTGCCCTGAGTTGTCGACATCAAAATCTTGGTGACTCTCCGCTGAAGGAGCTTGTGACCGTGTGAAAGGTTGAGCTTGAACCAGGGGGTGGTTTGGATTTGGGTAACGAGAAAAACCATCCCTATAAGTTTGGTCTCTAAAACAAAACCCTAATACGTTTGGTCATTTGCTATTTTcgttttttaaaagaaaattgaccTAGGGTGAGTTGTTTgtcttttttaaaaacaaatatctatttaataaaacaagtgaatttttgtttttcttttacttttatatgcTTGTTTtaaaaacaacagttttaagcttatttaataaacaaattatatatgcttttttgtttttcttaaatacttcattaaaaattacctatttttaatttaaacaagttGACAATATGGGTATAAAATCTTAAGTCCCTCTAgtttcaaactttttatatgTGTGTGTAAAAGATCAATTATGAATATATTGTTAATGGTGTGTGAAGTATCATAAAATGAttcaaatgtttaattttattgcaTATACGAGATGATAGGTTAAATCATTTGATGATTTGTAATTGCAGctttactttatatttatttggtgATTGTATTTTGTTGTAAAATGGTAAccatagaaaataattaagcTATGGATTATGATATGTTGGAATATAATTTTCTCTAAGGGAATCTATATAATAGATTGAGAGCATGGATGacttctataaaaaaaaatattataacattttaataattaaaagtttaagttatataaaaaaatttaatagttgaatttcaatttttataacaCCATCCTctacaaacaattttttaaggtttttttcttctttctaagTTTCTAATCACAttaatttgtttgattattaaattaaagCATCAAGTTTTACAAAGATAATTGATTGATCTCTACTTTTGAATAAGTtggttttttatcttttttcttagTTCAATCTGTTTTTTTCTCTAACATATAGGTTTTCTTTGTCTGCATTAGTTATTGGAGACATTATTAGTTATTGGAGTCATTAATGTGAGTCTATGCTTATCAGCTATATAATCTCatcattttattaatgtttctatgtgtatataaaacattttgtaAGTTTGAACATGATTTTAGATCTTATAGTAGTTTTGAGTTGCTTTGCCAAGTGAGGAAAACTAGTTTTAACTTTTACATTATGAACTTTGTTccaattatttgttttaaatagaATGATGTTTGATATTCAACTTatcattattgatttttttgatTTGTATTGATATGTTAAATTTGATAAGTCTGATATTATAATATGTGATATGTTAAAGTTGTGATAAATGATGTTGTGGTTTGCTTGGTGATCTTAGATGGTGGAATTGATATTGGATTAATCTTTTAGTTTTTCTGTTGGGAGTCATCCTGGAAAATATGAGATTCTTGCTTCGTTAACTGCCAAATCAAGTTGAAATTTATGTAGTTGGTCCAAGACATAATGTTCTTTACATTGACCATTCCAATATTCGATTGGAGGTTTGTAATTGAAGTAGTTTTTTGTATAAGATTATTGTAGTTTAGGTTGTTGAtaactttgacctttgttgtttgtttgatatatttttctACAATTACTCAATTAAGTTGATTCCTTTGCATGGCATTCTTGATTCAATTACATTTAATTTGAATATGTAAGAACATAATTTTAAGAGTTTTGAGAAAGCaacaattttatattgaaaatctCAAATAGCTTGTACATATGTTGTTAACTTGTTGTACAACATACTTGAAAGAGTGTATGATATGAAGTAGGGCTGGGCATGATTATCCTAACTGTACTAAACTATAGATtatctatactatattatactataaaaactGAACTGCTTTTAttaaaaactgaattatactattttgtagttcaatttaaaaaaactgaactttCCTATTAGTGGTTGAGTTAACtcagttaattattttaaaacagtaaaaaaatacAACTTGATTAAAACAAATTGCTGCTTCACCCAAACATAATGAAAacatactatttattttttttttatcaaataacttatagaaaagtgattttaaataaacaaatatcctaaattaaatttccaaaagaaaaagtttaagtgttagtttaaaaaaaatactctaaGAATTTAGATAAACTTTTCAAACTTGTTCCGAaatagttttaagaaaaaaaaaatatttaatactatttacaaattggtatgaattatttttttctcatacaTGTAACTTAgttatttatattgatttatatttttatatcctaattttcataattatatacgtttattattatttttatttttactaaaaattattatactattgaaatttataaattgatagaTTTTGACTAAGGTTTttcttatcaattttttttaatgtaatctatgcaattaaattttatttaagttaagaatttaaataaacttttcaaacttattctaaaatagttttaagataaaaaaagaaaagaaaaaacacatttaatactatttacaaattgttatgaattattttttctcataaaatatgtaacttagttatttgtattaatttatatttgtatatcctacttttcataattatatatcatactcgtttattattatttttatttttactaaaaattattatgctgttaaaatttataaatgaatagATTTTGACCAAGGTTTTTCTTATCAATTTTTCTAATGTAATCAATGcaattaaatagataaaaaaatttaaaattatttcagaaTAATCAATGCAATTAATCAATGAATAGATTTTGACCAAggttttttatcttaaaactatttcagaataagtttgaaaaaattatttaaattcttaacaGCATTTTCTGTATGTTTGGGATGCCAATACGAGTTGCAGTTTATTTTGGTTACTATTGTATGGTTTACCATATGAAATAGTTAACTGCTAATAgaaaaatccaattttttttaaattgaatagctgagtatagttcagtttttaataaaaatagtttagtttttatagtatAGATATAGTTTAGTACAATTAGGCTAATTATGCCCAGCACAATAAATAGTTAACTAAACTAtgaattataaaacaatttactgAATTGTATTGCAgttaactaaactaaaaaatagttcagttcagtttttttgaactattttgtAGTTCAGTCcagtttttttgaactatttaaTAGTTAACTATAATTGGTTTATAGTACAGTGCAAATAGTGCAGTTTGTCCACCCCTAATATGAAGTGTAAAGTGTTAGGAATCAAAGTATGAGTCTAAGTCctacattggataaaaatgagaaaataaagtaatatataaaggtgaaagaccccTTAACCAATTGCTTTAAGGTTTtaggtagagagtggtgtcaatctcttatatgTTTGGGTTCAtatctcattggtgtttgtgtcttCTTGGTAAACCCTCTCATTGATTTTCCTAAGAGTGATATTTAAGATTTTGGGTGGAGAGAAGTGTCAATCATCGATAAACCCAACAAATGCATAACTTCATAAGTTTGATTTAAGTGCACATATTTAGACAATTAAGTATAGAAGGATATTTGATAAAGTAACTTAtttctttacaaatatttggaTTACTTTGATGATACAACATGATCAttgatatatgatattttttttttcatattagcTTACTGTTGgttattttgttggtttttttatttttgatttttctttacaATAATTATCTTGTTGATATAAGTAGAGGATAGTATAAAAGTTAATACATATCTAAATGAAGACGAACTTGTTGTTTGATTCCATAAAATAAAACGTTGTTTTGTcattatagttttgaaaaactctaTAGTTTGGTCATTTTCCAGTATATATCATGATAACATGGTTATATTCgtttttgaatgaatataacactatttttaatattaactataaaatatgtttttatcagTTTCATGCAATTAGAATGATGAAATATTACATTCTTTCCTTAAATTTTATACCCAAAGCGAAGTTAACTAAGGAATAAGAAGATAATAagtaaataagaatatttttgttgttatgctcacataaatattttctttttgaaagaaTAAATTTATGTGGAGGCTTTACAGATATTTATTTCTTACAATCccaaacagaaaataaaaataatacgtGTGCATCTAACGCACAATTTaactaaattgaaataaataaaccaAGTCTTAATACATAAGTCAAATTCCAAATTAATCTTCTTCGAGTTATATTTTAgtcaaaccaaaagaaaaaacatttgtttttctttaattttcaaaaaataaaaaaacttcacTGGCATTCATGTATAATAAATACATTGATTATATGATTTTTCCCataaatttattagttaataacaattagtataaaaaattataaaatatagttaataaatttattttgtataataataataataatttatttttgaataacaTTATTCTCATCTTTCATCTTGTCTTCTCTTATTTAATGACACTATCTCATTTCTATAATTTCATTAGTGTATTTTTCTGACTTTTAAAAATGAAGTGTTGAATGTCTGAATAATTCTAAACGAGCAAGTTGAGGTGTTAATATTGGACTTGTGCGTTCCACGCTCCCTTTCccttctctctctcactctcacgcattttcaatcatttttcCGATTGAACTGAATTTTCCGGGAAAAGGGAAGACAAAATGCACGATTTCTGCTTCACGATACCGTACGGTTTGTTGCTAGTTTGTGGTGGACTGTCTGCGTACATAACGAAAGGGAGCGTAGCTTCTCTTGCCGGAGGCGCCGGTTCCGGTTTGCTTCTCATCATCGCCGGGTATCTCAGTCTCAATGCTTTTGGCAAACGAAAGAACTCTTACCTCGCTCTCGTTCTCGAGACCGGTATATTCTATTTCTCTACCTTTCATTATTGTTACGTAgtgttgttgttttggtttGGAGATGTTAGGCTTCGTCGCGTTGACAGTTGACTTGTTTTCGATTCTGGATCTGAGATGAGTTCTGTGCTAGAATTCGTGATTTGATGAGTTTGTTGAGATGGATGTGAGGAAAGACGTGGATATTTGTCGGATTCGTTTCggattttatgaaatgttggattTTAATGTTCTCTATGTTAGGATGTCGTGATGATATTTCCATGAAAAATTCTATGTTTCTCCTAAAGAATCAGCTCGATAATCCTCTTAGTTTCTTAAACTAGATTGTTTTATGAGCTACTTGTAGTACTAAtcggagaagaaagaaagaaaaattaagaaggTAAGTCGAATAAAATTTCTCCAGTGAGGTGAGACCAAGAGTTTAGTTTTTATACATTATCAGTTAAAAAGTTTAACATTGTCAAATATTCTAAAACTTGTGAACCTATCGGAAGTCTTGAATGCGTGACTTTCAAATCATTCATTGTAAGAGTTAATAAATTTACCATACATCGCAAGTTGTGGTAGGATGATTGtttaaaaatcatttacaaTCTCATTGCATACAATATTTTCTCGAATCTCAAGCATCAActtatgaaaaagttaaaagagaAGTTGAGATGTGAAGATGCACATGTCGTTTTAACTTGTGTGGGAGAAGTCTGACTCATTGTGCCCTTTAggattcattttatttttgtcttctGTAAATGTTTGTTGAGAAGTGTATCTAAACTCAACCTTAGGAGTTTCCATGTTATTCAACCATGGTGCTTTTCCGTGTATTACATTATATTTCAAGTGATTAAGAGGAAGAGGATGTTGGGGGATTTATTAGGTTAGGTGTAAGAGTAAGAGGGAGGGGAAGTGATACATAGTTGTATTTTTGACTTACTGTCAAGTAGTTGGGAAAGAGGTTGTCTATGGATATTGTTGAATGACATGGAAACTTCAATGAATTCATGTCGACGGATCAAGATATGTTAGGTGCGTGGTTTATTATAATAATGCCTCTTATTTGCAAAACGCAAGAGTTTCTGgatatgtatttaaaatttctCAGGCTATTGGAATCAAATGGGTAAGCTTTATGCAATGGGACAAATGTCTTTTCGTTTTGGTGTTTTAATCGTATAGCGTAATAAGAGCAATCTGATAACTTCAATGGATTTGTAGTTGCAAAAACATAAGCCTTCAGCTTGAATAGTATTTTTTGAGTGCTGTATTGTATGTTCTTTAATGAAAGCATACTCTATTTTTGTAATGATTTGCACTGCTCATACTCAATAATAGAAGGTATGCACAGAAACTTTTGCCGAGGTAATGATGTATCAAATTACATTTTCATGTGTAGGATCTATGACTATCTCTGTGTTTATACTGGGAATGTTTGTCTATTGCTCTGTATTCATCTGACACGCTGTGATCACTGAATTAATTATGGTCCACATTAGCAGGAGATGCTCTGTGcttttttctaatttgtatattttgaaaCAGCTTGTGCAGCCACACTAACTGGGGTTATGGGACGGCGATATTTGGAAACATCCAAGATTATGCCTGCTGGTCTTGTTGCAGGAATCAGGTAATCGAAGGGTTGATTAGAAGTACCCAAAAGGCATTTTAAATGGTTTGTAGATTATAAATCCATGACCACATGGTTTTTGAAAGTAAATGCATgcatggaaataattttttttctttaaaatcttattaaatAATCAAAGCTTAACATTCTCATTAATTttagaacaaaaagaaataattttatgtgCTATCACTCCAATTTGTTTATGCGTGttctacaatttatttttaactgcaCATTGCTTATTTATTATGTTCAAAATTCGAAGTCAGAAATCAAGCACTGCATACTTAATCTATACTTTGTCCAATTGCTCCACACCTGTCGCTAAGAACTATTGTAATCAACATAATTTTCTTGCTTGTTGATCCTAACCGTGTCTGCACTCTGTATATGCATTTGTAGACTTTTATACAACTAAGGGTGTTTGTTTTTTGTAAAATGTTGCCCGTGGATGTATATCCCTAATAGATCAacgatttttttttgtatataggATTACGAATATGTATGTCTTTTTCTTGCAGTGCTCTCATGACTCTATTTTATCTTTACAAATTGGCAACTGGCGGCAACCATCTCCCCACCAAGGCTGAGTGATGATATGATGATATATGATATACTTTCACTCTATAATACAGATTGTTGGTAGACTTGTAAGCCTTAGATGGCTAAGATATATCATTGTACTTTAATAGTTTCAAAGTGTATGGAACAAAAGATAGTTGTTGTCATTGTCTTTATACACGTAGGAGAATTGGGCGAGTCCTCCATCACTCTGGAAGCAGCTCGTTTTATTTCctcctttcctttttcttagAATACCTTACCACTGATTGTTTAAATGCAAATCTGGCTCAAATTTGTTGCATACTTGACAAACTCCATTGTATTTCCAAATGAAATGTATTAAGACTTGTTATATGACCAGTCCACAAATTCACATTTCTGGGTGTGACAAATTACATTCTCAACCATTTTTTGTACTGACGCTTATCTCCAATTACCTAAATTTTTACTGGGGTGTTTATTTATTAAgcttaacttaattttataaaatacttacttgtttatttattaagcttaacttaattttataaaatacttaCTAAGATATGGATTGTTCCTACTGAATTTTGACATTATTCTTAGGCTATGTATGCGGGAGTTGAATTTCTCGAATAGATGTATTATAGACTTTCTAAATTAATCCTACGAATTGACAAAATTGACTTTACAGACTTCTAAAGTGAAGGCTGTTTCGATAGTCATCTCATTATTTTATGATACTGTCTCCCATCTAAATTTATAAGACgacttttttgtttatattgaatGTAAAATCTAAATGTATTCAACAAATTTTCACAAGTTGCACAAATACTTCTATATTTATCTAAAATCTTTAGTTGGTTAtctattaataactttttatttatgttaaataaaacTAGATATAGAATGTTTAGTCGTGTTAGAGTTATCATTTTAAGTGATTGAGAATTTGGTACACTCAACTTGTGCTTTTACATACAAGTGCAAGTGGagttttttgtttaaataatacaCTATGCACTATAAATATGAGATACTTAATAGCGTGAATAACAATGATATTGAAGATACTATGTATATATGCATTGTGTGTCACACATTAACCAACATGtcgtttttgtttgtttgtttctaCTTTACACCACATCTCTATAACACttttttaactcatttgattatttttttttttgttatcattGAGAAATAATACCTGTTGATAGTCTCTATCCTTCAAGAGAAATT
This window of the Vigna angularis cultivar LongXiaoDou No.4 chromosome 7, ASM1680809v1, whole genome shotgun sequence genome carries:
- the LOC108338430 gene encoding uncharacterized protein LOC108338430, whose protein sequence is MVFLVTQIQTTPWFKLNLSHGHKLLQRRVTKILMSTTQGNSKRPICPSCSKPTRTCLCSRILTPCVQNSVHVTILQHALERKHPLNSTRIARLGLKNLTVATVSDVNFHARFQIRLLDPNCQTGLAGNVMNVLLSRPYCEFGDTQKLLSEKSSNLSDSDNAKKCGLRNDRGCFLDSPTLAEVGTQVSTTDGAVVNDEVEKNVVPPNRGLTRGVHEHSGRLAINVAIGKYGAISSMSHIWIAQAQCQSPKLSFDNILAYPEASEALSEGFLVKKFQRKQLNGDADLEEECEEFELEVRPGSVLLFPSDKAVNISDLNAIGFEVKNLIVLDGTWAKAKRIYSENPWLNVLPHVKLEVNEASLYSDVRHQPKAGYLSTIESIVFALKAVGENQEGLDGLLYTFESMVGDQRRCKEERLSEHFSS
- the LOC108336436 gene encoding protein FATTY ACID EXPORT 5, with protein sequence MHDFCFTIPYGLLLVCGGLSAYITKGSVASLAGGAGSGLLLIIAGYLSLNAFGKRKNSYLALVLETACAATLTGVMGRRYLETSKIMPAGLVAGISALMTLFYLYKLATGGNHLPTKAE